Proteins from a single region of Heliomicrobium gestii:
- a CDS encoding cation-translocating P-type ATPase, whose amino-acid sequence MKRKGHGRSGPETVAAPDKPWHQLTYEELCRTLIAGPQGLNGREAEARLARMGPNALREAEAVPLWRRLLAQFTDFMILVLLAATAISAFLGEMADAVTILLIVVMNAVLGFVQEYRAEQSLEALKKLTAPEATVLRDGREQRLAAHTLVPGDVVLLEAGDRVPADMRLLEVHDLEIDESPLTGESLPVCKQPEPIETAGVGIGDMDNMAFSGTSVTRGRGRGLVVATGMQTEMGRIAHLIESVGDDMTPLQRRLDELGKILVVLCLAICLVVVFIGLYQGEPVYRMVLTGVSLAVAAIPEGLPAIVTIVLAIGVQRMIRSRAIVRKLPAVETLGCATAICSDKTGTLTQNQMTVRQVWVSGERVDVSGQGIEPVGEFFAERHDLAAGAEGAGSRIAGAAAVTGGATRTGPSSGVGSATTGTGWSDLDDLFRAALLCNNARLTGGETTSTGKNIPFWGSRKKSDGEAPAKDWRLTGDPTEGALLVLAAKGGFLHQDVEAEFVRVEELPFDSDRKRMTVIVRDGKGQMMALVKGAPETVLSRCAFVRWNGAEAPLDDERRRRIVDENERMANEALRVLALACRPLPAGMAVEKLQEIAEEDLTFLGLAGMMDPPRPGVRQAVARCSQAGIRTIMITGDHPVTALAVARELGISNRSDEVLTGACLDELDDKQLEEKAPRVAVYARVSPAHKLRIVRALKSRGHVVAMTGDGVNDAPAVKEADIGVAMGKAGTDVTKEASSMVLSDDNFVTIVTAVEQGRAIYDNIRKFIRYLLSCNAGEVLVMFLASLLALPLPLLPVQLLWVNLVTDGLPAMALGVDTPDPDVMGRPPRHPKERILAGGLGRNILIWGTYCGLATLAVFAWGIYLGDLPLARTMAFCTLTFFQLFYVFDCRSDRYSIFELGWFTNPSLVGAVTLSALMQLAVVYLPPLQRIFQTVPLEPTHWLVVLFFSGGWLLLAGLRHFVLRPFSQRGGGRALYGQ is encoded by the coding sequence ATGAAACGAAAAGGCCATGGTCGTTCGGGGCCGGAGACGGTCGCCGCCCCGGACAAGCCCTGGCACCAGCTCACCTATGAGGAGTTGTGCCGGACGCTGATCGCGGGCCCGCAAGGGCTGAATGGCCGCGAGGCCGAGGCGCGGTTGGCGCGCATGGGGCCAAACGCCCTCCGGGAGGCCGAAGCCGTGCCCTTGTGGCGGCGTCTCCTGGCGCAGTTCACTGACTTCATGATCCTGGTGCTGTTGGCGGCGACAGCCATTTCCGCCTTTTTGGGCGAGATGGCCGATGCGGTCACCATCCTGCTCATTGTGGTGATGAACGCTGTTCTCGGTTTTGTCCAGGAGTACAGGGCCGAACAGTCCTTGGAGGCCTTGAAAAAACTGACGGCGCCGGAGGCGACGGTGCTCCGCGATGGCCGCGAGCAGCGCCTGGCGGCCCATACACTGGTTCCCGGCGATGTGGTGCTGTTGGAGGCCGGCGACCGGGTGCCGGCCGACATGCGCCTTCTGGAGGTTCATGACCTGGAGATCGACGAGTCGCCCCTCACCGGCGAGTCCCTTCCTGTCTGTAAACAGCCCGAGCCGATCGAAACGGCCGGCGTGGGCATCGGCGACATGGACAACATGGCTTTTTCAGGAACCAGCGTCACCCGCGGCCGCGGGCGCGGTCTCGTCGTGGCTACAGGGATGCAGACGGAGATGGGCCGCATCGCCCACCTGATCGAGTCTGTCGGCGACGACATGACGCCCTTGCAGCGCCGCCTCGATGAACTGGGCAAGATCCTCGTCGTCCTCTGCCTGGCCATCTGCCTTGTCGTCGTCTTCATCGGTCTTTATCAGGGCGAACCGGTCTATCGCATGGTCCTCACCGGCGTCAGCCTGGCGGTGGCGGCGATCCCTGAGGGGCTGCCGGCCATCGTCACCATCGTCCTCGCCATCGGGGTGCAGCGGATGATCCGCAGCCGCGCCATCGTCCGCAAGCTGCCGGCAGTGGAGACGCTGGGCTGCGCCACCGCCATCTGTTCCGACAAGACGGGCACCCTGACCCAGAACCAGATGACGGTTCGCCAAGTCTGGGTCTCCGGTGAACGCGTCGATGTGAGCGGGCAGGGGATCGAGCCGGTGGGCGAGTTTTTTGCCGAGCGACATGATTTGGCGGCTGGCGCCGAAGGCGCGGGAAGTCGAATCGCCGGCGCTGCTGCTGTCACCGGCGGCGCGACCCGCACGGGGCCTTCAAGCGGGGTGGGAAGCGCCACGACCGGGACAGGCTGGTCGGATCTGGACGATCTCTTTCGCGCCGCCCTGCTCTGCAACAACGCCCGGCTCACCGGCGGCGAGACCACCAGCACAGGCAAGAACATCCCCTTCTGGGGAAGTCGCAAGAAGAGCGACGGGGAAGCCCCGGCAAAGGACTGGCGCCTCACGGGCGATCCCACCGAGGGGGCGCTCCTGGTCCTGGCAGCCAAAGGAGGATTTCTCCATCAAGATGTCGAAGCTGAATTTGTTCGTGTCGAGGAACTGCCTTTTGACTCGGATCGCAAGCGCATGACCGTCATCGTGCGCGACGGCAAAGGTCAGATGATGGCCCTTGTCAAGGGCGCACCCGAGACGGTTCTTTCCCGTTGCGCCTTCGTCCGCTGGAACGGAGCGGAAGCGCCCCTTGACGATGAGCGCCGCCGCCGGATCGTCGATGAAAACGAACGGATGGCCAATGAGGCCCTGCGGGTGCTGGCGCTCGCTTGCCGGCCCCTCCCGGCGGGAATGGCGGTGGAAAAGCTGCAGGAGATCGCCGAGGAGGATCTGACCTTCCTCGGGCTGGCCGGCATGATGGATCCGCCCCGGCCCGGCGTCCGCCAGGCCGTGGCGCGCTGCAGTCAAGCGGGCATCCGCACGATCATGATCACCGGCGACCATCCGGTGACGGCGTTGGCCGTCGCCCGGGAACTGGGCATCAGCAACCGGTCTGACGAGGTGCTCACCGGCGCTTGTCTCGATGAGCTGGACGACAAGCAACTGGAGGAAAAGGCGCCCCGCGTCGCCGTCTACGCCCGCGTTTCGCCGGCCCACAAGCTGCGCATCGTCCGGGCCTTGAAGTCGCGGGGCCATGTGGTGGCCATGACCGGCGACGGCGTCAACGACGCCCCTGCCGTCAAGGAGGCCGACATCGGCGTCGCCATGGGCAAGGCGGGCACAGATGTGACGAAAGAGGCCTCCTCCATGGTCCTCTCAGACGACAACTTCGTCACCATCGTCACCGCTGTCGAGCAGGGTCGCGCCATCTATGACAATATCCGCAAGTTTATCCGCTACCTCCTGTCTTGCAACGCTGGCGAGGTGCTGGTCATGTTCCTGGCCAGCCTCCTGGCGCTTCCCTTGCCGCTGCTGCCGGTGCAACTGCTCTGGGTCAACCTCGTTACCGACGGGTTGCCGGCCATGGCGTTGGGCGTGGACACGCCTGATCCGGACGTGATGGGCCGGCCGCCGCGCCACCCGAAGGAGCGGATACTCGCCGGCGGCCTGGGGCGGAATATTTTGATCTGGGGAACCTATTGCGGACTGGCCACCTTGGCTGTCTTCGCCTGGGGCATCTACCTGGGCGACTTGCCCCTGGCCCGGACGATGGCCTTCTGCACGTTGACCTTTTTCCAACTCTTTTATGTTTTTGACTGCCGGTCAGATCGCTACTCCATCTTTGAATTGGGCTGGTTCACCAACCCCAGCCTCGTCGGGGCCGTCACCCTTTCCGCCCTGATGCAGTTGGCTGTCGTGTACCTGCCGCCGTTGCAGCGGATCTTTCAAACCGTTCCCCTGGAGCCGACTCACTGGCTCGTCGTCCTCTTCTTCTCCGGCGGCTGGCTGCTGCTGGCCGGTCTTCGCCACTTTGTTCTGCGGCCATTCAGCCAGCGCGGCGGAGGGCGGGCCTTATACGGCCAATAG